In Spea bombifrons isolate aSpeBom1 chromosome 5, aSpeBom1.2.pri, whole genome shotgun sequence, the sequence AGCTTGGGGTGACAGCGGCTTCATTCAGCGCAGGAGATGGGGTTCCCATTGTCTTCAGGATCCACTCGCGGTAGTATTGAGTGTTGGAATACACTCCTGGCTTTTTGGATTTCCCGCATCCCTCACCCCAGCTTGTCACTCCGATGACGTTATACGTGGAGCTGTCCGGGTCCCTGCACATAAATGGCCCTCCGCTGTCTCCCTACAGGAGTAAAGTATAGAGGAAGGTTAATTCTCCTTGGTTTGTAACAAACTGCAGCCTCAGCTGCGCATCCCCAGTAAAAGCTCtgcggtttattcactaaagagcgaGTTGCCCGATGTATGGATATAATGACCGTTCTGTGACACTGTGGCCTGAATCCCAGAAAAATCCCCAGAAGATGACATGGTGGCCCAGATTGTCtctttttatccatttttttctattatatccGAAAAATCCACAAATATTTGTATCCAGTCGGTGTAAGCGCGCTCCGACATCCCGGGGTATGGTCATAAACCTCCTGGGATCTCTTTGTCGGAGCCATGTGACTGGTTTAACCCGTCTTCGTAACAAGGCATATAGCCTTCCTCGTCTTGGTGCCACAAACAGTTTCTACTATTGTCTTAGCGGCGCATGTTCACGGGGAGAAGATGTGCGCAAAATACCATCTCCAACAGACAGAATTGGTTTTAGAAACCGCACTTAAATAGAGATTTGTTTTCTTACCTGGCAGCTATCGATGCCTCCCTCCTCGTAGCCGGCACAGAGATTGTAGTCGTGGACTTCTCCGTTATACCACGCGGAGCCGTTGCACCTCTCCAGAGGAATCTGGTTAACTTTGGCCTCTTGGAGGATGTCGGCCGTTTGGATGGCTGTCGAGACATCAAAGATGAAATTAATTAATATCACCGGACGCACAGACGCCAGCGATGGATAGGAGAAGAGACTTAAATAAACTAATCATGGAGTCCATGTAAGAGTGGTGTGTGTGCGGCTGAGTGTGGTGAGCGTGATTGGGAGCAGTTAGTGGGGTGAGTTTTGGTGAGGTCGGTGTGTTTGGGTTTACATCCGTTTGGTTAGACGCGCAATGACCCCCTTCCGAAAAAACTATTCCCGTTTATAACCCGAGAGGAGGATTCTCCCCTGTGAAAGACACAGAATTTCGGGACGTGGGAGAGAAGCAGTGACACAGTTTGGTGTAAAAGTTATTGCCCCTAATGTCAAACCCAATCACAGATTTATCAGGGGCAGACTTGGTTTTGGCCCAAATAAAGCTGAGTAATGCCGGTCCTTGCCGTCAGATTGAAGTAGTCGGCACAGAAGGTTCCAAAGTCCCATTGCGGACATCCCGGAACACACCAGGAAAATGTCTGTGATGCATATCAGTctgtaaggggttaaactaccaTTCCCGGGGTGTCCGGGGGTCTAAGTTACTCACTTTTATCTTTGGTGACGCCCCAGCCGCTGATGAAGCAGTGATCCATGGCGTGAATGTCCGTGGTGGCGCTCGGCAGGCAGGCCGGCTGCACGAAGTCGGTGAATCTCACGGGCTGGTTGAGTTTGATCAGCGCCACGTCGTTCCGCTCAGTCCGGGGATTGTAATGCTCGTGCTGAACGTACGAGTCGATGGATCTGATCTGGACGTCACTTCGCGATGGATCCGACAGTTGGAATCCTCCGAGTATAATTTGCCATTTGGAAACGACCCTGGATAATGAGAGACAGACGTTAGCGGACATGCGGCTTAGCGGGAATCCATCCATTATCAATCTTATCAGAAACACGTTGAGCTCTATTTATAAAGAGGAATCCCGGGGCAAAGATGTGAAATCGATTCACAAACAGGAGATGTAACATTAACCAGGCAGAGGATTACAATGTAACGCGTGATGGCTTTGTCAGGTTATAATAGTGAGGGTAAAGCGAATGGTAACATTTCTACCCCTCACAATCCCATTATGCACAGCCAGCATTcttacccccctcccccatcctTACCTCTTCATGGTCTTGAAGCAGTGAGCCGCTGTTAGGACCCACTGCTCATCGATTAAAGTCCCTCCGCAGGAGTGGCGATGTCCGGCCCCGGAAGGCACTTGGATGCTGACCAGCCATGGCCAAGCACCAGGCTGCGCATCAACTCCTCCAACGATCCTTGAACTGCCATATTCTGACATAAGCGGGCGTCTGCCGCAGCCTGAAAGAGAGGGGCAagaggggcaaaaggggcaaaaaTCAACAAACCGCGTCGGGCAGGAGACTGTTATGTAAGACAGCAAcaatgtgtttaatatatataaagacagaagaaaaacggTTAAAACCAGTATGGGGCTCGGGGGGTTACAGGGTGATTCTCCCGTCAGGCACCTGTCTGCACTACACACAATAA encodes:
- the LOC128496860 gene encoding acrosin-like is translated as MASKQINLIQLLMILILTALHPSDTNSCGRRPLMSEYGSSRIVGGVDAQPGAWPWLVSIQVPSGAGHRHSCGGTLIDEQWVLTAAHCFKTMKRVVSKWQIILGGFQLSDPSRSDVQIRSIDSYVQHEHYNPRTERNDVALIKLNQPVRFTDFVQPACLPSATTDIHAMDHCFISGWGVTKDKTIQTADILQEAKVNQIPLERCNGSAWYNGEVHDYNLCAGYEEGGIDSCQGDSGGPFMCRDPDSSTYNVIGVTSWGEGCGKSKKPGVYSNTQYYREWILKTMGTPSPALNEAAVTPSLSDSMGIHTFLRVEGVEYTQSKEAERGHLKSANYTNGFGGRNS